The DNA region GGCAGGGCGGTCGAATCTACGGCGGCTTCTGGGAGGGGCTGCCCAAGGACCGGAGGCTCGACCTGATGATCAACAACGAGCTGGTCATCGAGGAGGACTTCGCCTCCCTCCACCCGCGCCTCTTGTACGCGCTGCGCGGCGAGCGGATGCCGGCGGGGTTCGACTGCTACGCGCTGCCTCACTACCAGCGCTGGGTCGGCAAGCTTGCGCTGAACGTGGCCATCAACGCCGCGACGCTGCACGCCGCGGCCGGGGCCCTCATGGAGAAGGGCCGTCAGAAGAAGGCCGACGGTTCGCCCGTGTGGCCTTACGGCTGGGCTGAGACCCGGCGCATCATCGACAAGGTCATCGCTCACAACCCGGCCATCGCGGGGTACATCGGAAGCGACGCCGGTGTCTCGCTCATGGCCATCGATGCGCGCATGGCCCTCGACGTCCTCAAGTCCTGCGAGAAGGCCCACCTGGCTGCCCTGCCGGTGCACGACAGCTTCCTCGCATCAGAGGGCCGGACGGCTGAGTTGAAGGGCATCATGAACGATGTCCTGGAAGGTGCGCTGGACCGAATTTCTCCTGCGACCTTAATGGGTTCGCGGAAAGATTCTATGGGTGAGACGATCCAAATGATCCGATATAGGGAGCCGGGGGTGGCCGAACCCGTTGAGACCCCCCTCGCTGCGCCCGAGGTCACCCCCTCTGCGGAACTCGTGTCGTCTCCCTCCGACCCGGTGCTCCCCTCCTCCGGGACCGTGGCCCCCTTCCGTGCGGTCCTTAGGCCTCTCCCGCCCCGTCCGGGTTCTCCCCGTCCCCGTGTCGTTCCCTCTCCTGCGGAGCCGGTGGGTCTCTCTCCGGCCCCTGTAGAGCCCCCTGCGCCTTCTGCGGTCGTGCCGGTGCCGGCCTTCCTCCTGGCTCTCCGGCCTCCGCCCGAGCCGGTCCCCGCTCCCTCTCCCGAGCCGCCCCTGTCCCTTGTGGTCCCTCGTCCTCGACCATCCCTGGCGTTCCTCACCCGCTCCCTGCCACCCGCCGACGTCCCCTTCGAACCAATCCCGCTCAGGCCCGCCACCGCCCCTTCCAGACCGGCCCACGTGTCCCTGGCCGCCCTTGATGACGAATGCCCTGAGGAGGTCCCTCAGGTTCCTCCTCCGCCCGTCGAGCGTGTTGGGCTGCTCGGACGGCTGGCAGCCCATGCTCGGGCCCTGCGCGACCCCGCCGGCATCGCAGACGGGGATGCCCGAATGGCGGAGCTCCGCGCCCTCGCATCACGCCAGCGTACGCGCCTGAATGCGTGATAGAGGTTGTCTATCGCCAAGCGCGCTGGCAATATGCCGGGAAGCTCTCGCGAGCTGACGATGCACCTCATCGTGGAAGCCCTCCGACCCTTCGGTCGGGGGGCTTTCTTTGTTCTGGTTCCCTCTGACTGGGACCAGCGGGCCAAGCATCTAAGCCTCGCTGTCTACGCAGTCGTCGACTTCGGCGTGAAATCCGGCGTCGGCCGCGCCAACCGCTACCTGCAGCAGGTTCTCAAGGCGCGGAAGCTCTACGCCGGGGACATCGACGGCGTCGTCGGGACCAAGACCCTGGCGGCCATCGCCGGCCTCACCCCGTCCCTGGTGTCCGCCGTCATCCGCGACCTGTGCGCCATGCGCCTCTGCTACCTGCAGACGCTGGACGGCTGGGGCGCGTTCGGACGGGGCTGGAGCCGCCGCGTCTCTGAGGTCCAGGCGGCCGCCCTGGCGCTCGCCGCCGGGGCCTACGCCCACGCTGAGGCCGACCTGCCCGATCCGGCGCCGACAGTTCGCGGCAAGCCGGCGCAGGTCGCGGCCACCCGCATCGCAACCGGCAAGGCCGCCGTCATGACCGCTGTCGGCGTCATCGGAGATCAAGCCTCGTCCTACGCCGGGACGTTCCAGGGCCTGTCCGACATTGCGCCCGTGTTCCGGTACGTGTTCGCGGCCCTGACCGTCATCGGCGTGCTGGCCGCCCTGTACAAGGCGGTGCAGCTCGCCAAGGGCTCCGAGGCTGCCTCGCCCAAGCCGACGGCGCCCGAGGCCGCCAACGACGACGAGCCCGTGTCCGGAAATGCGGCGTTCGTGCCCGGGACCGTCATCGAGCTCCCGCCCGCGACGGTGATCCCGCCCGCCGCCGAGGCCGACCCGAGCGTCGTGGCCATCCACGAAGCGCCGCTGCCCGAGTCCGTGTCCGGAAATCCGGCGGACGTGCCCGCGGCGGCCCCGGTTGCGGAGCAGGCCGCCTGATGTCGACCGCCGCCATCTGCGTCATCGCGGTCTGCGCTCTGCTGGCTTTCGTGACCGCCGCCGGGGTCGTCATGAGCTTCGTAGAGAGCCTGCTCGTCTCCAAAGCGCAGCCGCCCTGCCCGTGCCGGGACATCCATTCCATCACTGTCGGCGCGCCCACCGTGACCGAGTTCTCGGCCGACAGCGGCCCCGAGGTCGCGACCGAACACTGCCGCATCGTCGTCGCAGCTGGGAAGGTGCACTGACATGGACGCCCTCGCCCTCGAAGCGCCCGCCAAGACCAAGGCCGAGCTCGACCGGACGGAGGAGCTCGCGCGGGCCCTCCGCACTACCAGCCTCCACCCGCATGCCTGCGGCCCAGGAAGTGAGGACCTCTTCGCGGTTGCCAAGGAGGTCGAGCTCTTCCTTCGGGTGACCGGCAGCCAGAGCAATGCCGACCGGTTCCAGGGCGAGGTCGCCACGGCGGTCGATACCGCCCCGACCCTCCACTCCTACCGTCTCCGTATCCGCCTCCTCCGCGCCGGGGTGCACGTCTGATGTTCGACCCCTTCCGCATCGCCGCCTTGTGGGTCGGCATGGCCTTGGGCGTTCCCATGCTCGCCGCCGAGCTCGCCGACGAGGTCTGAGGCGCCAAGCCCGCACCTCCTCCCGCGCAGCCGCTCCACCGCGAGGTCGCGGACTTCCGGACCCGCGTCGAGGTCGACGCCATCGAGGAGACCCGCGACGAGATGGTGGCCGCCCAGGGTGCCAGGCTCGCCCGGTCCGAGGGCCCTCTGAGGCGTCTCAAGGGCGAACGGATGGTGGTGAAGGTCGTCGCCAAGCGCGCTCGGAAGTGGAAGGCCTGACATGCTCCCGATCCTCTCCCTCCTCACTTTCGTCCCCGGCGTCGGCGGCCTCGTCGAGCACGCCAAGGCGTGGGTCGTCGAGCTCATCCTCTGGGGGCTCCTGGCGCTCGCCCTCGTGGTCGGCGGCATTGTCGCCTACGACCGCGGCGTCGCCGCCGAGCGCGGGCCCACGACGGCCGCCCAGGCCGAACGGGACGACTGGAAGGTCCGGGCCCTGTCAGCCGAGGCTGCCGCGAAGGACAACGAAAGCGCCGCCATGGCGCTGGGGCAGCAGGTCGTCCACCAGGCCGACGCCTACGACCGTGCCGACGCGCAGGCCCGCGCCGATGCCAACCGCTACACGGCGGCCCTCGACGCCGCCCGGCAGGCCCGATGCCAGGCATAGGCCTCTTCCGTCGCCGACCCGGTGCACCGGGCGCTGACCGGGACGGCGACGCCCGAGGACGCGCCGCTACCGGAACCGTTCAAGGCCGCCGAGCGCGCCCTTCGGAAGGGGAGGCACCGTTGAAGCGCCTCCTGATCCTTGTCGCGGCTCTGCCGCTCGGCGCCTGCCTTGAAACGCCCGAGCTCGCGGTGCCGCCGGAAATCCGGCGCGTGCAGGTCCTCGGCGTCCACGTCCCGCAGCGGCTGCGCCACTGCCGCACCGAGCCCGAGCCGCTGCCCGACGACGCCACCGTCGGTGACATCGCCCGGCACCACGTCGACGTGGCCGCGGCCGGGCAGGACTGCCGCGCCAAGCTCAAGGCGGTCGACGGCCTGCTGATTGCCGCCGAGCGCCGCGCCGGGAGCCACCTATGAGCGTCACCGTCGCCTTCCTCGTCGGCGTCATGCTCGGCCTCTGTCTCGCTGAGCCGCCCCGCCGGCCGCCGTGGAGGTGGTCATGACCTCTGCTGCCCGTGCCGTCATCGAGGCCGCCCGCGAGCTCGTTCGGAACAGCCGCTGGCACCTCGAACTGCCCGAGGACCGGGAGCTCCCCGACACCCTGTAGGCCGCCCTGGACCGGGCGGTGCGCGCCCTTGATGCCGCGGAGGCCGACCGTGGCCGAGGCTGACCCCTGCCGCCGGGCGCTGACGCCGACCGAGGAGGCCAACCTGTTCGCCGGGGACGCGCTCCGGGCCGCCCGCAAGGTCATGTCCGGAAATCCGGCGGGCGCGGAGGGTGAGGCGTACCTGGCGGTCTACGTGGTCCTGGCCGCGGCGGCGCTCGGGCAGGACCGCGCCAAAGGCGAGAAAAGTGTCGGCCTAAGCGACGCCCTCAGCTAGCGCCGGAATTCCGGACACGCCCCTGGTAGTGCAGAGACCGAATCGCTTTAATCGTTGCAGCCCTCGACCCGAGGGTCGGCCCCGGCCGGTGGTGAGACACCGAACCGAGGCCTCACTCCAGACCCGGATGGAAGCCGTGTCCGAAGCTGCGCTGAACCGTACCACGTCCCTGGCCCTCAGTCCCGTCGTCGACGTCATCGACGGCGCCGCGATGGCCGAAACCCGCGATATCGCGGCCTTCTTCAACAAGAACCACAAGTCGGTCCTCGTCGCCGTGCGCACCGCGCTCGCGCGCCGCCCCGACCTGCTCGGGCGCAAAATTGTGCCGATGTTCGACACGGTCGGGATCGGCAACGGGGCCACCCACGAGGCCATGGCCTACCGCCTCGACCGCGACGCCTTCAGCCTCATCGTCATGGGCTTCACCGGCGAGCGGGCCTTCCAGTGGAAGCTCGACTACATCGAGGCCTTCAACCGCATGGAGGCGACGCTCCGCCAGCCCCAGGCGCAGCCCTTCGACCCGAACGACCCGGCCGCCCTCCGGACCCTGCTGATCGGCTACTCGGAGCAACTGCTGCTCGCCCGTGCCGAGACCGCCGAGGTCAAGCAGGAGCTCACCGTCGTCCAGGCCGTCGTCGAGGAGCAGCGCCCCATGGTGGACGCCTACCTCGCCTTCCTCGACGACGACGGCCTCTGCAACCTGCGCACCGCGGCCCGGGCGGTCGACGCGCCCTGCATGCTGTTCCTCAGGTGGATGGAGGAGCGGAAGTACGTCATCCGCGAGAACGGCGGCGAACTCCAGCCGGCGGCCGCCATGCGCCGGGACGGCTACATGAAGCTGCGGGCCAAGCCGGACGCCAACGGAAAGCTCCGGAACCAGGCGGTCGTCACCCGCTCGGGCTTGGTCTGGCGGCGGCACCGGTGGCTCGCCGGCCCCGGCAAGCTGCTCGCCCTCCAGGCCGCCGTCGCCGCTTCCCAGCCCGGGCTCCCTGGTATCTGACCCATCCCAGTAATCGGTAGTGAGGTCTTTACTACAAGATGGCCGGCCGCACCCCCGCGGCCGGCCCGGCGGCTACGCATGAGCAGGAGGCCCCGGTGGACGACCCAGAGCAGATCCACATCGAAGAGTACATCGCCACGTCAGTCGCGCGGGAGCGCCGCGCCGGCGAGAAAGCGGCATCCAAGGAGCGCCAGGTCGCTATCGGCGCCGTGCTCCGTGCGAAGCGGGCCGAGGTCGAGGAGCGGGCCGCCCTGAAGCGGGCGTCCGGAAATCCGGCGCTAGCGAGCGAGGGCGGCAACGGTGGCCCCAGCCTCGAAGCGATGCCGACCTTCGACGCGCTGGAGCGCATCGGGCGCGCGGCGTTCGGCGACCACTGGGAGGGTAAGTTGGGCCTCCAAGCCGGCATTGAGGAGCGGTCCATCAGGCGCTTCCGCGCTGGCGAAATCGCCACGACGCCGGAGGCGATGGCTCGGGCGAGGTTATGGGCCATCGAGACTGCTGCGAGGCTGCTCGCCGCGGCGGGCGAGGAGGACATCGCCGGCGAGGTGCGCGCCCGGGAGCAGGCAATGCAGCTTCGGAATGCCGAGCGGGCCCGGGCCGTCCACGCGGCCAACCTCGCCAAGGCCAGCGCGAAGAAGGCCTAGTCGCCCGACGAGAGCGCCCCCGTCCCGCGCCGGGGGCACTCAGGGGCTGTCATCTCGCCCGGGAGGTCGAGGCGCTCGGGCGTCCGGCGGTATTGCGTGACGACGAACGAACCGCCCCGTCTTCCGTCGGACCAGTCCCACTGCCCACCGAATCCTGGCCACGCTCCCCGGCCGCTCGATCCCGTACCGACTGCCCGGCTGAGCATCTTCCCATCCCGCGCGGACCGAACTCCGCACTCCACCCGAACCCGCCATTCCGCGCGCCCGGTCGGCTCCGCGTCGACGACGCCGTAGCGCTCCCGCCCCGGGCCCGCGGGCTCCGACATGGAGAACTGCCAGCCCGAGGTGTAGTCCGGCCAGAACTCGGCGGCGCCGGCGGCGGAGGGAACGGCGAGCGCCGCGGCGAGGATCAGGGTTCGCATTCTTGGGGCTCCATCAGGTGGGGTCGACGGCCCAGCAGGAGCCGTCGGCGGCGAGGATCACGAGGGCGGCCGCGCTCACCGGCGCGCCGTCCTCCAGGTGGAAAAAGGGCCCGCGGTAGGGGCAGAAGCGAACCCGCAGCGCCTCGCGCGGGACGGCTCCGGATTCGATGGGGACGCCCCGGACGAAGGCGACCACTTCCCGGGCGCGGCGAGCCTGGATGCGGCGGACGCCGGCGACCGAGACACGGAACACGGCGCCCGCCAGGAACAGGGTCTCCACGTGCCCGGCGATGCGGCCGGCGCGCCGTACCGACCAGCAGCGGCGGCTGAGATTGCGGTAGGCGTCTACGGGAGCGGCAGCGGGCGGACGCATAGCGCGACGGCCTCCGCCTCCAGGGCCATCCGGAGGTCGTCCTCGCGTCGGAGCCGGCCGGCGCCGTCCAGGGCGATGAGCCGGTCGACGCGGAGCGCCATCGCGACGGCGACGAGCCCGCAGACCCTCCGGGTCGCCCAAGAGAGCCGCAGACGGTCGCGGACCGCGTGGAGGTCCTCGTCAGGCGGCATCGGAGGCCTCCTCCGGCTCCGGCAGCGCCGCCCGGATCAGCCTGATGGCGTCCGAGACGGCGGCCGCGTCGATTGCGTTGACCTGGCCGGCGCAGGCCAGCTTCAGGACGTGGAGCGTCAGGGAGGCCAAGGCCTCGCGACGGGCGGCGGGGGTCTCGATGTGCTGCATGTCGCTCTCCTGGTTAGTGGCGGGGGGGGCTGCGGCGGGACCCTCGTCCCGGGCCTGCAGCACGACTTCGACGAGGCGGACGAGCCGCCGGATGGAGCCCCCTGGCCACGCCTCGGCCAGTGACGCCATCTCGATGGCATCGAGCGTCCCCCAGCGCTCGTCGAGGCCCTGCCGGCGGCAGACCTCGCGGGCGACCTGCGGTGCCAGGGCGGCGAGGTGATCAGCCGTCGGCTCGTCGACGCGGGCCACTACCATGCGGTCGCGAAGCGGTGTCGGCAGCGAAGAGGCGTCGTTGGCCGTGCAGAGGAAGAGGACACCGGTCAGGTCGACCGGGTGGCAGAGAAAATTGGACGGCCACGCCGCGGCCGTCTCGGTGTCCATCTGACCCAAAAGGACGTCGTGCAGCTTGCCCGAGTTGCTGTCCCTGGACCCGCCGGCCTTCTCGACTTCGTCGAGCATGGCGATGAACGTACGTTGCTTGAGTTCAACGAACGCGGCGGTGATGAAATCTTGCTGTGCGCTAACCCAACGGATGGGGGTTCCACCGTAGGAGTTGTCGGACGCGTTATCGCATTGGTAACGCTCAATCCGCAGCCCGGAGACCTCGGCGACGCTCCGACACATCGCGGACTTTCCGGCGCCCGCGGGGCCGTCGGCGCAGACGACCGCGTGCCCCCAGAACTCCCGCCCGCCCTGGCTGCGGCGGATGACCAGGAAGAACTGGCCGCCGTTCGGATGCCGGGCGAGCAGGGCGTGCTCCCAGGTATCCCAGTCCGCAGGCACACGCACGCCGGGTAGCGGCACGTCGAGGACGCACTTCAGAATGCGCTGGAGCTCCTTGACGTTGTCGGACCTCCCGGCGCCTTCCAGGACGGAGGGCGGGAAGATGACCGCGCTGCCGGCCGGCGGGGTCGGCTCGGCCGCCGCCTTCCGGAAACCCGCGAGCGACGCGTGCTTGGGCGCGGGTTCCTCGGCCTCCCGCTCGCTGGCCCTGGCCTCGACGATTGCGTCCCGGACACGCTCCCGA from Methylobacterium sp. NMS14P includes:
- a CDS encoding Rha family transcriptional regulator encodes the protein MEAVSEAALNRTTSLALSPVVDVIDGAAMAETRDIAAFFNKNHKSVLVAVRTALARRPDLLGRKIVPMFDTVGIGNGATHEAMAYRLDRDAFSLIVMGFTGERAFQWKLDYIEAFNRMEATLRQPQAQPFDPNDPAALRTLLIGYSEQLLLARAETAEVKQELTVVQAVVEEQRPMVDAYLAFLDDDGLCNLRTAARAVDAPCMLFLRWMEERKYVIRENGGELQPAAAMRRDGYMKLRAKPDANGKLRNQAVVTRSGLVWRRHRWLAGPGKLLALQAAVAASQPGLPGI
- a CDS encoding AAA family ATPase; translated protein: MYHLASLGDRLAADRLRGVVARHARRDGAVEGRAALIATLLGCEMLDGFYTPQCIPGTQRYDVVGQWREAGEEYVAQVALATRERVRDAIVEARASEREAEEPAPKHASLAGFRKAAAEPTPPAGSAVIFPPSVLEGAGRSDNVKELQRILKCVLDVPLPGVRVPADWDTWEHALLARHPNGGQFFLVIRRSQGGREFWGHAVVCADGPAGAGKSAMCRSVAEVSGLRIERYQCDNASDNSYGGTPIRWVSAQQDFITAAFVELKQRTFIAMLDEVEKAGGSRDSNSGKLHDVLLGQMDTETAAAWPSNFLCHPVDLTGVLFLCTANDASSLPTPLRDRMVVARVDEPTADHLAALAPQVAREVCRRQGLDERWGTLDAIEMASLAEAWPGGSIRRLVRLVEVVLQARDEGPAAAPPATNQESDMQHIETPAARREALASLTLHVLKLACAGQVNAIDAAAVSDAIRLIRAALPEPEEASDAA